A genomic segment from Kwoniella shandongensis chromosome 8, complete sequence encodes:
- a CDS encoding protein mgr2, with product MPPPPQTTAGGSTFDKMKMGAIMGSCVGLTIGFIFGSFSVLRAGPGPRGLVATLSQYMLSSAATFGFFMSIGSVIRTESQFAYALPPTSQGVATEPLRMAWRRAEERRRMERL from the exons atgcctcctccaccacagACCACAGCAGGCGGATCGACTTTCGATAAGA tgaagatgggagcTATCATGGGTA GTTGTGTCGGTCTTACGATCGGTTTCATCTTCGGTTCATTCTCCGTCCttcg TGCCGGTCCTGGTCCAAGAGGTCTCGTAGCTACGCTTTCGCAATACATGCTCTCATCAGCTGCTACATTCGGTTTCTTCATGTCTATCGGATCG GTGATTCGAACGGAATCGCAATTCGCCTATGCTCTCCCACCTACTTCTCAAGGTGTTGCCACTGAGCCATTGAGAATGGCCTGGCGACGAGCGGAGGAGAGACGGCGGATGGAGAGGCTATGA